The DNA sequence GggaaaatttaaaatattaaaataaaaaaatatataaatataatttttaaaaaaaaaccgGTAAGATTTTTCGGTATACATGGGTCCGGTGATTTTCGGTTCATTCAATTCCGGTTGGGACCGGTTGTTCAGTGCTAAAGCCACTGCACATCTCTATTTACGACCGGAATTGAACAATCTGATATAAGTTGATACATCCACGTGTCAAGTTATGAACACTGTATGACACTTCGGTGACGGAGTAATATTTCTCCAGATGGGGCCCAGTTGAGTTGTCAAGATTTTTATAGTGATGGAAGAGAAAAGAAAGATGGCGAATCTGAGTGGATGAAAAAAGTTTCCAGCTTTAGGAAACTATTGGCTGCAGACGAACTTTCTATTTATAGTATAGATTCCCTTTGAAGCTAAGCAAGTCATACAAATCAGACACAAAGGCTTATCTAGTAATACTACGTAGGACCCTTTGAATAAATGATAAATTTGAAAAAGATTGGAGTGAAATTCGAATATGGATATGGGCAGTCCATATACGAATTTCTTTGTACAAGTTAAAATGCCTGAAATGCCCTGTTTGTTTCTCCTGTATCTATCTATACTTTATATGTGGGGTTGCAGATCCTTGTTCAACTAACACCCATTTCTTATCATAATTTGGATTTTTTAACCAGAAACTACTCCCACGTTCCTGCGTGATTTTAAAACTCGGATTACGGATTGTACTTATCCATAATCGGGTAAATTCAAGCACAATTAAAAGAATAAGCGTGTCAAGCATCTTTCCAGGAAGTCGAATTTTGAATTGTCTTAATAGCTGTCACTTGTCACTTCAACCGAGTTAGCCCGTGGAGCTCCTTTTTATAGAGTTTTAAAAAGTTTTTTTTGCACTTTGGTGGCTTGCACTAATTATTTTTTTCACTTTGGTGGCCGACTTTAGAAACTGAGCAACTGTGtgactataaaaataattataagccATTTGCACGACTCCGCATATGGGCCATTAACGCCGTTAACGGTGAGGCAGGACATATTTGGTAAGTTCATATTTCAACAGctatattgtgtatatatatatgcgagtatAACCCTCAGTTTTGCATACCCAAATCAGATAATCTCCAAAATTGAAGCAGATCTAAACCAAGAATGAACCACCAATGTTTATGCAGAAATTGGGCAGTGGAGAAAACGTCATGGTCTGAGTATAATCCGGGTCGTCGATTTCTAACATGTGCTACCCAAACCTGCAATTTCTTCAAATGGGCTGAGCCGGAGTTCAATGGTCGAAGCAGATGTGTGATTAATGGTCTGTTGAGGAATATAAGGAGGAAGGATAATGATTATATCATGGAGTTGGTGACAGCTCGAAATGAGTATAGTGAGGAGATCAAGCAGTTGAGAAATGAAGTCACGAAATGGCGTGCATTTGTTGTGTTGCTCATGTTGTATGTTTTTTCATACATGGTTTAGCTCAGTTGCTGAGGAAAAAGGTGATATCTAGTGTTGCTCTTGTTGTATGTTTTTCTGTTGTAATATGGATTTTAAGGAAGGATGTTATGTTATTGTATTAGGACTAGTCTTGTATTAGTGATGTAGTGATGTACTTTGGTTTCTGCTATTAAAGTTGTTGTATGTGTTATTGTAGTAGTGATGTTATGTTAGTAAAATATTATGCCAAAAGAGCAACATTACCATAATCTTCAACTCAGTCATACAAAATCAGTCATACAAAGAAAAATAGTCACTAACAAAATGATCATAGACATTTTTGATCATCAGCCATAATCTAAAGTTTTGATCACTAACATAATGCACAAACATAAGTAGTCATACAAAGAAACTTAAATCCTCCATCCTGGTCTTGCAGCCATATTATCTTTCTTACCAACCTTCTTTCTTTTTGCTGCTTCAAGTTGTCTTAAAGTAGTTACTTCATCTCTTTTACTGCCTTCAGCTCCATCATTTTGACCTTGTTGTCTGGTCATTCTTCTTATTTTAAGTTTCTGCACAGGAGCTTCAACCCTGTCATTTGCAGAACAAGTCCTTGAGTTATGGCCTGTCTTTTTACAAGTTTTGCAACTAACTGTTGTCTTGGCAATATTTGGCTCTCTTCCTTCCTCTGCAGCCTTCTTTATTTCATCACTTTTCTATTTAAACAATTTTATACATTTGATTAGCAAAAATACTGAAAATATGTAAATGCACAAAGAAGAAGAGCATACCTTGGCATAACATGTTCTTGTGTTATGGCTTTCTGCCTTGCAATATTTACAATTCATCTTCATTCCAGTCCTTGACAATTTGGTTGTATTTGCAGGTATATCATTCTTGGTATTTCTTTTCTTCTTGGGCCTACCAATCTGAGGCCTTATAGTTGGTGGTAGAGGCGTTGGTTCAGGGGCCTCTTCCCAAAATTCAGGACCAGCTATTGGTTCTAGTGTGTAACTGTAAAGCTGTTAAATTCAAGAAATTAGTAATGTAGTATAGAGAAATTACTAATGTAGTATAGAAAAATTAGTAAAGAATTTGAAGGAAATATATTACCTTCATGTACTGAGGTTTTTTGTAATGATCATTAACATGAATTTCCCAAGGGTCATTCCTAAATTTTATACATGCACATGCATGATAACAAGGAATCCCTGTCAGATCCCATTTCCTGCAAAACAAGTTTTATTATGCCACCACTAATTCATGTCCCCCCTTAGAGCATATTACACTGTATTCGGTTCCTCCAGACCATGTTACCACACAACCAGGAGAATAATGTAGGGCCCTAAAAAACCATATTTTAAGTCATAAACATATAGAGTCATATGTAAGACAAATAGAGGCATAAAGAATTGTACATACTTGTTAAATTTTTTTTGTGTACTGGGACATATAATCAGTTGCTTttccatcattttatcccttctCACTTATATCCTTCTCATCACTGCTTTATGAATCTCTCTCAACATTGTTAACACTGGTAGATCCCTGTACTTTCTAATACTGCTATTGAACACCTCACAATGATTGTTAACAAACATATCACTGCAAGGTGTTGTTCTAAAAGCAGACCTAGTCCATTGTTGTCTAGGTTTTTGATTCAGCCACTCATAACACTTTCTAGATACCTTCATTAATTATAGACATAAATGCATAGCTCAGTGACATTGCATATAAATTATAGATATAAATAGATGGTGATTGACCATACCTCCTTCATCTTATCCATGTATAGGTTAAACTCCCATGCAGTGCTTGCCCTTGCAGCCTTCCATAACAAATCTTTCTGTGCAACACTTTTGTGCTCTTTGACCATATTTTGAAAAAGATGCATTACacaaaatctgtgttcaacatTTGGCACAACAGATTCCAAAGCATTAATTAATCTCTGCATAAGACCATTACACATTAGTGCTACTACAAATAGTGGAAGAAATTAAAAGGGAAATACAATTACAAATACCTTTTGCCTATCTGAAATAAAAGTCCAATCCTTGTCATTCACAATTTTAATATCCTGGCAAAAGTAATGCAAGAACCAGTTCCAAGCATCTGTATTTTCAGCCTCCACAATTTCCCATGCAATTGGATATATTCCATCAGTTGCATCCACTCCAACAGCTGCTAGAAGATGTCCACCATAGGGCCCTTTCAGGTGACAACCATCCAACCCAATAATCCTTCTACCATGTTGACTGAATGCTTCTTTGAGTGGTCCCAGACAAACATAAAATCTCATAAACCTACCTCTATCTGTTTCTGGTTCAGGGTTCTCAGTCAGAATCTTAATGGTTGAAGATGGTAGCACTCTTTTCACCTCATGAGTATACTTCCAAACATGTGTGTACTGCTCCTCATGTGTTCACTAATTTTCATCAAAGCCCTCCTTTTAGCTCTATAAACAGCATGCTTGCTTACATCACATTTCAAATCATTCACAATTTTCCTATGAAAAGCATTCACAGGCCATGTTGGGTTCATTCTGAGCTCAGTCTCATAATAATCAGCTATCCAAGCTGAATTGATTTGTTTCTGCTTAAATGTGGGTGAGCAACTCTGTTTGTTATTTAAAGTCTTGATCTGAAATGTGGGGCTTCCTTTATGCATTGCTGAAGCATAAAGCTTTCATTCACAGGGTTTTTCACACACATACTGCACTTTCTTTCCAAAATTCCTACAATTACTGATTGGCCTTCATTCTATAATTGCATGTTTCTTTACTGCTTGTCTAGGTAGTTTGGAATCCCTAAAGCACATTCCTAATTGGAAGGCAGGTTTTATCATGTCAATCTTTTCAACTAAAAATATGATAACTTAATTCATCATCATCAGTTGAATTACCTACCATtctctcatcttcactatcagcaTACACACTTGAATTACCATCAGAAGCATTATCTACCTTATCATAATTGATATCATCCACATTTTGCTCAAAGATTAAATCATCATCTAATTCTTCTACATTGGAACTGTCTGAATGAAATATTTCATCACTACTTTCCTTTTCTCTAATTTCATAATCCTCGTCACTGTCAGGATCTGAAAAGTCTTTGACTAAGCCCTCTAATTTCCTAAACTCTTGTTCAGTGTCAATTTCTTGTTGTGTAGTGCAAGGGAACTGAGTACCATTCAAATCAGTTTCATCATGTTCAGGGGGTATGGGTTCCCTAAATTCTAAGTTTTGTGAAGAAAATAGTGGAGCTTCAAATTTCACAAAGATGTCAACATATCTTTCCTTAGGCATCAGTTCACACATTAACATTATCTCATCATCTGAATATAATACAAAGCATCCTCTTTCCATATTTGTACTAGGTAATTTATACCATAACTGGGCAAATCCACCAATGCATCCTATTTCTTTTAACATATTCTTGGTGATTTCAATTAAACTTATTTGATCTGAACTCACATAATCAATATAATCAACTTTACCCCCAACATAAGACCTAGGGTTTTCAGTCATTTCACCACCATGATGAAATTTAATAGTAAAATACTCAATTTCTGCAAATTGACACACAATAGAAAATAATTTACACTTTAAACAAGTATGCAAAAACATGTAGTGGGGCATTTAAAAAGTAAAACAGTTCGATTAAGGCAAAATAAACTATAATCTACCACTTAAACAAATACTTCGAAGTTCAAAGCAACTTAAACATTTACCCAATTGCATGCAAAGAACAAAGATTTCAGACATACCACTGTAATCAGGGCATTCACGAGGAGCGTATACATGTTCATCTTCCTTCAATCGCTTATACCAACTCATCTTCACACGATTGCCTCTTCAATTAGGGTTTTGATCGGCTCTTCTGAAAAGGGGGCAAACCAACAATGCGTTTTGGAGGCAAAATGATGTGTCTTTGTCTGGTTTTTTAGTTTTTCTATTAATAATTCAAGGAAAAACAGTAAACGCCGTTAATGGCGTTAATGACCCATATGCGGAGCCATACAAATggcttaaaattatttttatagcCAAACAGTTGTTCAGTTTCTAAAGTCGGCCACCAAAGTGAAACAAATAATTAGTACAAGCCATCAAAGTGcaaaaaaatcttttaaaaattcTTGTTTCTATAATTCTTTTAATATGTACAATTTGTTCAATTATATAGTTCTCACCataaaattatcagaatttatactacTTTTTTGGCTTAGAACTTTAATGAAACCAAAtattaatagaaataaataaatgtaaatattGGATTTTTTTTGATAAAAAGGAGTAAATCATAAAGGTGTGGCTAAACTTTACCCAATTTTACATTTTGGTGGTCGAAATGTCAACTTCACAATATAGTGGCCAAACATTACttttatatttcaaaaaattGGATAATAGCCCCTTTTTTGAGAAAAAAACTACCGTTCTTCTTCAAAAAATGGCGCTTAACCACCTTTTAGAAGAGTTAAAGAAATATTTGGCCACTATATTACAACTTTGAAATTTTGGCAATCAAAATGTAAAAGCGGGTAAAATTTAGCCACCACTTTGCAATTTACtttaaaaattatagaattatatgaaatatatacatttaaatcaattatacttacaatattataaaactatgcaatattttaaaattatttattataaatacatataatatttacatttatttattataaatacacatatttataataaatattactccctccgtcccaaccATTTCTATACAAATGGTTGGGGCACGGAGGACAAGAAATCCATTAAAATAATATTAGTTTTAGTAAGGTAGTGGGatgagagagaaagaaaaagtgTAATTTAGTGACAAAAGTATAAAGTTGGGTAAAGTGTTGGGACcaatcaatatttaatgaataaagtg is a window from the Apium graveolens cultivar Ventura chromosome 1, ASM990537v1, whole genome shotgun sequence genome containing:
- the LOC141708819 gene encoding uncharacterized protein LOC141708819, translated to MHKGSPTFQIKTLNNKQSCSPTFKQKQINSAWIADYYETELRMNPTWPVNAFHRKIVNDLKCDVSKHAVYRAKRRALMKISEHMRSKTDRGRFMRFYVCLGPLKEAFSQHGRRIIGLDGCHLKGPYGGHLLAAVGVDATDGIYPIAWEIVEAENTDAWNWFLHYFCQDIKIVNDKDWTFISDRQKRLINALESVVPNVEHRFCVMHLFQNMVKEHKSVAQKDLLWKAARASTAWEFNLYMDKMKEVSRKCYEWLNQKPRQQWTRSAFRTTPCSDMFVNNHCEVFNSSIRKKWDLTGIPCYHACACIKFRNDPWEIHVNDHYKKPQYMKLYSYTLEPIAGPEFWEEAPEPTPLPPTIRPQIGRPKKKRNTKNDIPANTTKLSRTGMKMNCKYCKAESHNTRTCYAKKSDEIKKAAEEGREPNIAKTTVSCKTCKKTGHNSRTCSANDRVEAPVQKLKIRRMTRQQGQNDGAEGSKRDEVTTLRQLEAAKRKKVGKKDNMAARPGWRI